The Vibrio echinoideorum genome includes a region encoding these proteins:
- a CDS encoding DsbE family thiol:disulfide interchange protein: MNKKILFIPLIAFLVLAGIFATQLMRNQSGDDPTKLESVLIGKQVPEFGLEDLEQPGKFHDQAIFKGEPLLLNVWATWCPTCYAEHSYLNKLADQGVKIIGLNYKDDRNKAVGWLNELGNPYLISLFDGNGMLGLDLGVYGAPETFLIDANGVVRYRHVGDVNPTNWASKLEPMYQELLEEAK; the protein is encoded by the coding sequence ATGAACAAAAAGATTTTATTCATTCCATTGATCGCGTTCCTGGTTCTTGCTGGAATCTTTGCAACTCAGTTGATGCGCAATCAGTCGGGTGATGACCCGACTAAGCTTGAATCAGTATTGATCGGTAAACAGGTTCCTGAGTTTGGTTTAGAAGACTTAGAGCAACCCGGTAAGTTTCATGATCAAGCGATTTTCAAAGGTGAGCCATTGCTCCTTAACGTGTGGGCTACTTGGTGTCCTACTTGTTATGCAGAGCACTCTTATCTGAACAAGCTTGCTGATCAAGGCGTTAAGATCATTGGTCTTAACTACAAAGATGACCGTAATAAAGCGGTAGGTTGGTTAAATGAGCTGGGTAACCCTTACCTGATCAGTTTATTCGATGGCAACGGTATGTTAGGTCTCGACCTTGGCGTATATGGCGCTCCTGAGACTTTCCTAATTGATGCTAACGGCGTAGTTCGTTACCGCCATGTGGGCGACGTGAACCCAACTAACTGGGCATCGAAGCTTGAGCCGATGTATCAAGAGTTGTTGGAGGAGGCGAAATGA
- a CDS encoding cytochrome c-type biogenesis protein, with the protein MIKKALITLFATFAISATVLAAPIEFHEFDTVDQEQQFKDLSNTLRCPKCQNNTIGDSNAELAVDLRQKVYEMTKDGKSEQEIIDYMIARYGNFVTYNPPLTLATSILWVGPFSVVVFGFGLIILRSRKSKSKAVESDKDWDADKEARLKALLDEENDGDKQ; encoded by the coding sequence ATGATTAAAAAGGCATTGATAACGCTGTTCGCCACGTTCGCCATTTCTGCGACTGTTTTGGCAGCTCCTATCGAATTTCATGAATTTGATACGGTTGACCAAGAGCAACAATTTAAAGACTTGAGCAATACGCTTCGTTGCCCAAAATGTCAGAACAACACGATTGGTGATTCGAACGCAGAGCTTGCGGTCGACTTGCGTCAAAAAGTGTATGAGATGACAAAAGATGGCAAGTCTGAGCAAGAAATTATTGATTACATGATTGCTCGTTACGGTAACTTTGTAACGTACAACCCGCCACTGACCTTAGCGACATCGATCCTTTGGGTTGGCCCATTTTCGGTAGTTGTGTTTGGATTCGGTTTGATCATTTTACGAAGCAGAAAGTCAAAGTCGAAAGCAGTAGAGTCAGATAAAGACTGGGATGCAGACAAAGAAGCACGTTTAAAAGCGTTACTCGACGAAGAGAACGACGGAGATAAACAGTAA